Genomic DNA from Cucumis melo cultivar AY chromosome 10, USDA_Cmelo_AY_1.0, whole genome shotgun sequence:
AGGCTGGGATTGATTTCAAATTCAGCAAGCTTCTTGGAGAGGAGAAATTTCCTACTACAAGGGACAATAGGAAAGCACTAGATGCAGAGGATGAAATATTCACCCTGGTAAGCACATTTGAGCCttgttttattataatatttttctttaattgataTCATGTCTTTAATTTGTTTCATGTATCATGTTCTCATGTAAAATACAGGCTGGTGCTCTGGAGAATATTGTGAAGGCATCTCAGATTGAGATCATTGAGCTACGACATTCACTGGAGGAGTTAAGGTACAAATCCCAGAGTTACTGACTTTTTGATTAAAACAAATTCTTCGGACTTTGTAGTTGTGATTTATTTTACATGTTGGGGACAGTCGCACACAGCCATTGTTTATAGAATTTTATAGACGCATTTGCAATTTTTGCTGATTTTGACCTCTAACGTCGTATTTTTTACCCTATATGTCTGAAGGGCAGAGTCAGTTGTACTTAAAGAGCGCCTAGAATCCCAATCCAAGGAGCTTAAACTTAGATCATTACAAATTCAGGAACTTGAAGAAAAGGAGAGAGTTGCCAATGAAAGTGTATGTAATTAATTGTTCgatgatttaaatttaattttcgtTCTTTTCTGTtcattatttttgaaaatgaacATTGTAAAACTGCAGTAGTAATATGTTATCACAATTTAGCGTTTATTGATTTAGGTTGAAGGGTTAATGATGGATGTCACAGCTGCggaagaagaaatcatgagatGGAAGGTAGCTGCAGAGCAAGAAGCTGCTGCTGGCAAAGCTGTTGAGCAAGAGTTTCTGGCACAGGTATGGGTAGGTACTAGGTTGACTGTGAATTATCTATTTGCCTTGTAGAAGTAATGACGTTAAAGATgaacctttttctttctctGAAATTTTCTGGAGGTGAGGGAAAGAAAATAGTTGGATACGCAAGAAAATAGTTTTTTAAGGATAGAAGATCTTGGgctaatattaatttataccaTTAAACTTTGGGGAGAGTTTTATCCATTTAATTAAACTTTGAACTAATGATGGGTATGTATTCATTTACACCCTACTTGATAAGTTCCCAATATGTTTTAAGTTTATAAAGCTAGAGGTCCTTCTAGGATCCTTGTAAACGGACACAGATGAGACTAACTTACTGAATGATTTCAACCAAGAGCTTTGTTAGAGGATGAATCACTCAGATCAAACTTAGAATCTATGATGGTCTGTCCTAGATCCTAAGACGACTCACTCCAGAATTAGATTGATCAAAACTAATCCAATGAATCGATTGAACATCAAACCTAAGACAAGATTTGATAGAAAAGACAACACCAAAGGGGTTGAATAAGCAAAAGCTTTTTAGTATTCATCATGTTTTCTTTCATGAGCATTACAAGCCTTTTTATAGGCTAAATGGTCATGGATAGACCAAGGAACTCAAAAGTCATTCAAATATACTTAATTGCAAATTGTAGAAAATAAGACCTAGGAACTTAAAACTTGATTGTACATCGAAAGAGCAACCATTTCTCAAAACTAAAAGATAGAATTGTTTTTAAATTGTCTTAAATATGTGCTATGTAATCCACCCCTCATAATGGCAACGTTTGACAACCTTGACATCACGAAATTTCAAGAGATGCAAGTTGGACAGCCACCTCTTCACAAATTCTGCACACTTTTTTCGTTTCCTGTGCCATCTTCCAAACTACACAACTTTTCCCGTGTCATCTTGACTCCATGCTCTTCTTGACTTGCTGAACTAACATTATACAAAAATTTGGGTTCAAAATTCTCGGTTTCTCGTTCTGCATTTGCCAGCTTTTGAACATGCAATGTGAAAGCCTCTTGTATCTTCTTTGCCTTGCGCTTTGTGATTGGTCCTTCAGGTACATGCAATAGATTATTGATTGAATCCACATCACTACTTCTAGACTACGACCGACCAATATTACGTGGAACTTGTAATTTGAGTCAATTAAACTcctaaatgtttatagtttgaCTTTCTTTAAATGTTAGTTTAACAAAATGGTAAGTTAGAGTAAATGTGTGGAAGATTTTCAAAGGAAAATTTGTTTTAAGAGTCTGAATTGATTcatttttgaaagtttatggatttaattgatatataattataaatttcaCATTTGGTAATGGAATGGGGGGTTTTAAATTGATTATGTTTACAAAAGTTCCATCCCCAAAGTTTAGAAGCTTGAGATATTAACAAATGATGAACACtctctaataaaaaatgaaGTATATGATACATGAGTTGTTCTGGCCGTGCAGCCCAAAAGGCATGTTCAAGAATACACTCAGAAATATCCGGTGTCGTGATATTCATTTGACCTAGTTAAGTTAGTTATTTTTCAATTGCAAATATTCTCATCATTTCACATTGTGTGGTCTAGACCTATTAACTTGGTTGCTAGTTTAGACATTGTGCAGCCTATGATCAAAAGCATTTCTTCTTCCTAATTACAAAATTCTGTTTTTGTAATTACGATTACTGAGAGAGGTTGGTATTTTCCAGTAAAATACAACCAAAAACTTCGAGAGCTTTTGATTGTGTGAAGCTTTTACCGTTGCTTGTAACCAAACAGCATTTATCGTCAGCATGTTTTGTGATAACAGACTTCCATCTGGTATTGGCAGATCTCAGGTGTTAAACAGGAACTTGAAGAAGCGAGACAGGTGATATTGGATTCAGataaaaaacttaaatttaaaGAAGAGACGGTAAATGCTGCCATGGCAGCCAGAGATGCAGCTGAGAAATCATTGAGACTAGCAGATGTGAGAGCGTCTAGGTTGAGGGAGAGGGTGGAAGAGCTTACCAGGCAGCTTGAACAGCTCGATAACCGAGAAGAATCGAGAAGAGGAAGTTCAAATGGTCATAGATATGTTTGTTGGCCATGGCAATGGCTTGGACTTGATTTTGTTGGTTCTCGGCACTCTGAAACACAGCACCAAGAGAGTTCAAACGAGATGGAACTCTCTGAGCCGCTTCTctgagattttttttcctttttcctttcttttgtatttattgtgaaaatgaaatattagaagatttatagaaaaaaaaaaatacataaagtAGATTTGTTCTTATTGAATGCTCCGGGGTGATCGATTGTTTTTCTGATAAACAGTTGCTTTGAGCAAAAGTGAATATATTTAAATGTTATTCTTTCTTGTTTTGTTTGTCATATCATCTGGGTTTTTTCAGAATATGGTAACACGATCAAATTTATACAAACCAAACTTAGGAAACAACATACAAAAGTTGTAAAAATACTTCCATCCCACAAAAGCAAACTTTGACGGCATACTTATTGcaacctttttttatttttatttttttgaatttagATTAGGGTACTTAATTGGATTACTTTCTGtcaaaaccaaacaaaaaccGACGTCAGTTCGACTGCTGTTTGAGATGCATGAAAGCCGACCAAACATGGATTGGCTTCGGTTTGAGAGGTGGTGCACCCGTGGAACAGCTGAGCCGCCCAATTCAAGTTTAAATTGCAACTCCCTCTTTTCGAATTGATGCCAAAAGAGGGTGCACCTGACCTGCCTCCGACAGTGAATCCCGACTCGGCCAAAGTTGGGTTTATTTTCACACTTGAACTGCCAAATGAGCCACCTACCTTGTTCTAATCAATTGGGGCACTATCATTTTAGGGTCTACTCCCATTGAGTGCTTTAGGGCTTTTTTCTCCAAGTTCCATCAACCCAGCCGAAAAGCTGTCAAAATAAGCCGCATCAGCCGAGCGTACTCGTGCTTTTCGTTCGTCGGCGGCGGCAAGCTCTCAAACAGCAGTTGCCGAAATCTGGGCCATTGACCCACAAAGTAGCATTGTACAAGGTGTAACCAGCCATCGGGGCTATATCGACACTTTAACTTCCTTAATTTCATGTCGAACAGTGGGATTTCTTTGTTTCCATTCAAGGTACgtgaatttcttctttttcttctcctacGTTCATCCACACAATTCAACCGTTCCGTCTGAACTCCAATGCCGTTTGTCTTCTCTCCCAATTCCTCCACCTGCTACTACCCCTTCCAAATTCATACGATTCAACcaaatcaattttatttatctCTCTCCAACATCTCTTATATCATTTTAATCAGAAAATTACATACTTATACCATCGTGATTCGAGACCTATCACATTTCTTTCTCCCATTTTTATCTTATGGATTTTATGTCTCTCAAATTCTAGGTTATAAATAAGCGTGTTCTGGTTATGGAGACTAGACAGACTCAGCTTTGCACTCCCTGTTGTTTCCTGATTTAGTTGTGGAGCTTCACTCTTAGAATTTCTCATTTTGATTGACTCCATTTTGTTTGGTGGGATGTTGGAACTGGGGGAGGCATAGACATGAGTGGCCGTATGTAGTGtctgaaaataaataaaagcgAAACTGCAATGTTTGGTGGAGGGAGGAGAatggaggattaagaaaatgcACAGATTTTACCACAGAACCATTCATGTCTTCAGCAAGCAATCTTCGAAATCGAACAGCCCATTAATCTTCCTTCCTAAAAAGCCACACTTGTCTCTTTCTCTAATAAGCTCTCAGACGAGTCCAAATGGTACACCGCAGCGGGGATGGTTTGGGCCTATTCATCTGAAAACAACTCCGCATGAATCCACCCACGATATAGATGCCGATGAATTTTCTGTCGACGTCGAAAAGGTGTACCGGATTCTAAGGAAATTTCACACCAGAGTTCCGAAACTCGAGCTTGCGCTGCAGGAATCAGGTGTAATTTTGCGATCCGGTCTTCCAGAACGAGTTTTAAGCCGGTGTGGCGATGCCGGAAACTTGGGTTACCGGTTCTTCGTCTGGGCTTCGAAGCAACCGGGTTATAAGCATAGTTATGAAGTGTACAAAGCTATGATCAAAACTTTAGGGAAGATGAGACAATTTGGAGCTGTTTGGGCGTTGATTGAGGAAATGAGAAAAGAGAATCCATACATGCTAACCCCCGAAGTGTTTATTGTGTTGATGAGAAGGTTCGCTTCCGCCAGAATGGTAAAGAAAGCAGTTGAGGTGCTTGATGAAATGCCTAAATATGGGTGCGAGCCTGATGAATACGTATTTGGGTGTCTTCTTGATGCTTTGTGCAAAAATGGCAGTGTTAAAGAAGCAGCTTCGTTATTTGAGGATATGAGAGTTCGATTCAATCCAAGTTTGAGACATTTCACGTCATTGTTGTATGGGTGGTGCCGAGAAGGCAAGATTATGGAGGCGAAACATGTATTGGTCCAAATAAAGGAAGCTGGTTTTGAGCCTGACATTGTGGTTTATAACAATTTACTTGGTGGGTATGCTCAAGCAGGAAAAATGCGGGATGCTTTTGATCTTTTAGCAGAGATGAAGAAAGTGAACTGTGGCCCAAATGCAGCTTCTTTTACAATTTTGATTCAGGCTTTCTGTAAAATGGAAAAGATGGATGAGGCGATGCGTATTTTCACTGAGATGCAAGGGAGTGGATGTGAGGCAGACGTTGTCACTTATACAACTCTGATTAGTGGATTTTGCAAGTGGGGGAACACAGACAGAGCTTATGAGATACTGGATGACATGATTCAGAAAGGCCATGATCCTAGTCAGTCGAGTTATTTGTGTATAATGATGGCACATGAAAAGAAGGAAGAGCTGGAAGAGTGTATGGAACTCATAGAAGAAATGAGGAAGATTGGTTGCTTACCAGACCTTAACATCTATAATACAATGATAAGGTTAGTATGCAAGTTGGGGGACCTTAAGGAAGCTGTTCGACTTTGGGGTGAAATGGAAGCAGGTGGGCTTAATCCAGGTCTTGACACATATATTTTGATGGTTCATGGGTTTCTTAGTCAAGGTTGTCTAGTTGAAGCTTGTGATTACTTCAAGGAAATGGTTGAAAGAGGTTTATTATCTGCTCCACAGTATGGTACTTTGAAGGAGTTAACAAATGCTCTTTTGAGAGCTGAAAAGCTTGAAATGGCAAAAAACATGTGGAGTTGTATAACTACTAAAGGATGTGAACTTAACGTCAATGCTTGGACAATTTGGATTCACGCACTTTTTTCAAATGGGCATGTGAAGGAGGCTTGTTCGTACTGCTTGGACATGATGGATGCGGACTTAATGCCACAGCCAGACACTTTTGCCAAGCTAATGCGTGGCCTGAAGAAACTTTTCCACAGACAACTAGCTGTTGAGATCACAGAGAAGGTGAGGAAGATGGCTGCAGACAGGCAAATCACTTTCAAGATGTATAAGAGGCGGGGGGAGAGAGATTTAAAAGAGAAAACCAAGGCCAAAATAGATGGAAGGAAAAGAAGAGCACGTAGACGTCACTGGAGTGGAGTGCACAAGAAAACTAAAACCCTGTAATTTGAGAGCCTTGTCTTGATGAATGATTCATTTTGTAGTTATGCAAAAGATTTACTGCTGGGATGGAGGGTTGGGTACTGTGTTTTTCATTCTGTCTTGTTGCTAGATTTCATACTTTGATTCTTGTTTATCTCCTGATGAAGCAGATTCATGCTTATGTACGTTACTGAAAGagggtttttgtttttcaagATGAAGATATTGTtaaaagatgaagatgaatgTCTGTAGCCATCTGTTATAAGTTGTGTTTACGAATTGAAAAGTGATCGTTGTCCGTTAGAGCAATAAAACAGACCATTCTTGGTTCCATACACCATTTAGAAAATGATAAGCCAAAGATGAAGAGCATAAAGCATCTTCTtcataaaaacaaatttataaaGCAGTTTTACTTTTATCTATTTAAGCATAACAAATCCAAATCATGGAAGATTTTATTTTCCATACAGCTAAGCTCTATGGAAGAAATTCAGTAATCTCAAATCTGTTTACAACCTTCTTGATCCTCCGATCAAATGACCTGGCATCAGTAAATACAAAGTGATGTATTTAGTTCGAAGCTTTTAAATTGGATAGTTTGGtttattctatttattaatACAACGTGGAGTCTTAGTTTGATTTAAATGATCTCAAGTATAGTAACACGCCCTAGTTTAGGTTAAAATTTGAGGCTTTTACACATTGAATGACGACCTTCACAAAAAAGTTGATGATGTGCTCTCAGCGATGTTGAAGGTGATGAACTTCCTATCATCCAGAAGAAGGAATGTGAAGAAATTATTGTTAAGGTTTAGAGAAATTCTTGTGGAGTGCAATTGTGGTGTGGCAATCTCCAAAAGCAACAGAGACTTCAAAATTAGAATGGTaagtgtcacaccccctcccaaaCCCTACTCTTTAAGCCTATGAGAAGGTGTGTAGCCCCTCCCAGATCCTCTCTCTAAGCCTATGAGAAGGTGTGTAGTTGGCAAGTACTGCGACACTTACTGACAACTTACTAAATTACTAACTTTCATCTAATTGAATCAAACTGAAAAAAACATtgtaatatttatataaataactCACCATAACTGTACAATCTACAACAATCATATGACTAAAGTTTGGTAAACAAAAGACCTATACATAAATATTCTTTCAAAACCTCACATCTCAACATTACCCTAGATGCACGATCAAGATACATGATAACAAAAGAAACCTTTTGGATAGCAAACTAGCAGTAGTAAGTCAAACTCGAGAATcacgatctctacctggaaaatagAAAACATTTGAAATAATGAGCTAAAGCCCAGTGAATGactaatttaaataaaatatgctTTGGAAACATTATATAAAGAAATTTTACTTGTAAAACTTTCTCATTATTCTAATACTCATTTGGCTACGTTGTAGTAGGGCATGCACACTCAGTACTCCCAACGTCTTCGTTGTAGTAGGATACTTTCGACACTCTCGATATTATCGTTGTAGGAGAGTAAACTCGACACTAACAACGGAAATTATCTATGTGCACACACAACTATCGTCGTAGAGGCTAAACTATCTTTGAATATCTTAGGTATAGAGCAATATAAAACTTTTTAAAACCTATAATTAACTTGCTCAAATAATTCAGATATATAGATAAAATTAACTCATAGTAGTTCTCAATCATGCTTTGCATAAATACTTTACTAAATCTTATGCTTCAATACTATTACTTATGgttaaaatatttaagaaataCCTTGTACTTAAAATACTATAAGAAACCTTATGCTTGAAGCAAATCTCATGCTTTTAATAACTCATCGTGACCAGATAAAA
This window encodes:
- the LOC103502772 gene encoding pentatricopeptide repeat-containing protein At3g49730-like, giving the protein MHRFYHRTIHVFSKQSSKSNSPLIFLPKKPHLSLSLISSQTSPNGTPQRGWFGPIHLKTTPHESTHDIDADEFSVDVEKVYRILRKFHTRVPKLELALQESGVILRSGLPERVLSRCGDAGNLGYRFFVWASKQPGYKHSYEVYKAMIKTLGKMRQFGAVWALIEEMRKENPYMLTPEVFIVLMRRFASARMVKKAVEVLDEMPKYGCEPDEYVFGCLLDALCKNGSVKEAASLFEDMRVRFNPSLRHFTSLLYGWCREGKIMEAKHVLVQIKEAGFEPDIVVYNNLLGGYAQAGKMRDAFDLLAEMKKVNCGPNAASFTILIQAFCKMEKMDEAMRIFTEMQGSGCEADVVTYTTLISGFCKWGNTDRAYEILDDMIQKGHDPSQSSYLCIMMAHEKKEELEECMELIEEMRKIGCLPDLNIYNTMIRLVCKLGDLKEAVRLWGEMEAGGLNPGLDTYILMVHGFLSQGCLVEACDYFKEMVERGLLSAPQYGTLKELTNALLRAEKLEMAKNMWSCITTKGCELNVNAWTIWIHALFSNGHVKEACSYCLDMMDADLMPQPDTFAKLMRGLKKLFHRQLAVEITEKVRKMAADRQITFKMYKRRGERDLKEKTKAKIDGRKRRARRRHWSGVHKKTKTL